A region of the Mytilus edulis chromosome 11, xbMytEdul2.2, whole genome shotgun sequence genome:
AAAGATGCAATTAGCAAAAACTAGTAAAAACTGTCATAACGGTTAATGTGGGTCTTTCCTAACACTTTATTGATTTATTGTGACACATTTAACCTCCTCCTTTACcccaaagttttaaatttttgaagcTGATGTTAAAGGTGTTCAGTGCTGTATAAAGATCTTACACTTAAACGGATATGGCCATCAAAATGTCCCTTGAACTTTTGcatattaaatttttcatttcctaaatCTAAGATGTGGGGTGAAGTCTAAGCCACATATACGCCGTTTGATATAACATATATGGCCAGGGTTAACAAAACATCACAAAAGCAGCTGAACAGTttgtctgaagaaaaaaaatagtagacAATCATACATAGGAATAGGTCAATTTATGACATGTATAGTGTTATTTGTAGTTACTTCAGGTTCCTCTTCACTTCATACATTGAGGATTTAAAACCGTTAACATATTCTTATCTGGTTTTGTAAGTTATGACTTCCATAAAATTGTatatatcaattgaaaatttgattatatttaaGACATTTCCTGTGAGCATCCTCAATTGATTGAACCTATGTAACATGTTTAACTTACCCACACTCATTGACTGTTTTAACTATGGATTGTTAAGCATCAATGATGAGTATCTTCAACCTCATAGAAAGAGGATTACTGTGTCCCGTCAAAAGCATTTTAGACATGCTTTCTAATGCACAAGTGAAATGAATGAACACACTTATTCCGATGAAGGTgttatttacaataaataaagCAACACTGCAGTCGACAGGGATTAGTATGCCCCTGTTAATCAAATTGAAATTTCATTAAATAGAATTGTAGTCTACATGTATTTGACAAGAAACCACTCATTCTTTACATGAGGCATAGGACTAAACATGAActtcttagaaaaaaaattgaaacttgaTTTCCTTCAGCCATttggttttataaaaataatgactATCCAATTACAAACGAATTCAAGGTTATTGTTTACACAAATTTGATTAGGATTCTGCTGCCTTCTGGAGATATTTTTGAAATGTCGTTTTCGGATACTTTTCCTTTTGATTCCACAAATCAACGATCAACCCTTAATCTTTGAATTCTTTGGTTATGGGCGTTTTTGCCTTTTATTACACTTCCTCTATTCGTACCACGACAACCTTCCACGAATGTGCAAATATCAACATTTTCACCACCATGATCCACTCTGATACGGGAAGGAACTCCATGTTGTGTAGTGGCCTCTATAAAAAGATCATAACTCTGTGGTTGGCTGGTTATTATTGCTCGCATGTAAAACAGTAACAAGGCGACTGTAGCCATCAATACCACCATGAACAACAATATTCCAcctaaattaagaaaaaaggagATGTCATGAAAAGTCATGCAAAACATGCCACAgctaagttattaaaatttataaaaagtatcaAAACCATAAACATGTGGTAATGCAGCTATAGTTTAACACTTAATGCTTTACCACTAAGGGtaaatgtattgaaaaaaaaggttttaatatGAAGATTGCCATTCTTCATTGGagtgattgcccttaaatgatCTCCTTCTTTACTCTTATCATGCCGCCCTGATGTTGAGTGCATAGAAATTGTTGTTTGATATTTAGTCAGAAAGGTATGTAGTTACGATTCTGTTGTCAGGTCagtaaagattgcatattttggcgttaatattgattcacttacagAGTacttgcatcggaactaaacacatttattcaaataccagttgttggcatgacacgggttatgttcttctcatatatgtcatgatggtatgatacttaacacctaacgggaaggattgtgcctaatattcatatgaaatatttgcttaaagttataaaataaaataacataaaaattaacTCACACTGTAGTTTACCAAAGATTGCACGAAAGTCGAAAATATCGAAAGCGAAACACAACCTTTCTTCACAATGCCACGTGGGAAtctcaatgaaaaaaaatcagaaataactCGTGTTTTACAGTAAAAGCACGTGCAAAAATGCGGGAAATTTGAATCATCAAAaataagtatattaaaaaaatggttCTGGTGACATCACACTCCCCGTCTGATATAATAATATCGCCCTAggttttaaacaaaaaagattCTTAAGACTGCAAGTAAGAACTAAAAACACTTCgttaacaaaaatcaaaaaggaaaattaactaGACGACTTAAATTTAAGGCACATGTTTGTAACTACTATCTAAAATGTCACTAATAAAGTCAATGTACatatcaacagtttaaatatTGTTCAATAGTATCACTCAGACAATAGCTTCACAATCTCAGTTATCGGACGAACATAAATAACTGGTTTTCCTTGTTTAATAACTTTCTATTTCCTTATAAGATTGTCATTTTCGCTGGCGAATGTTCTTAATATTGTTCCAATTGGCCATTCGGTCCCAACCATGTCTTTTTCTCGCATAAGAATAATGTCGCCCTGTTCCAAATTTGTCACTTCCTTTTTTCACTTTTGTCTTTATTGTAATGTTTGCAGATATTCCCTATTCCAACGTTTCCAAAATATCTCAGCTAATGTTTGAACATATTTCCATTCTGATTGGTACATACATatagttgatatatattttcaacGCTATCTTCTTCCAGCAATACTGTAGAATCCACCACAGGTCCTTCCTGGCCAGGTTTTCCCATCCTGACCCTTCTCCTGTGGGTGGCTTGATCCAATAAGGACAAATCAAAGGGCTGAATCACCATAATCTCTACTCTCCTCATCCCTGCCCTCGCTGGAGCACGACCTGAAGGACTCAGAATCAGACAttctgaaaaatatgaaaaaaataaacaaacattagttAAACTGACAATTTACGTATTTAATACACACTAATTAAACTGACTACTAGTATTTAAACAATGTGGTAACCTACTCGTTTTCTCCTCTTTTATCTTTTGAGGGTGGAGTAGGACAGACAAGTTGACAGTTTGGGCATTTGTAGGGATCTATTTCATTTGCCTCTTGGATGGACATACCTATACATGTTTATAAGTGGAACCATTCCCGACAGTTATCGCATTGGACCATTGTCTCACCCGTGTCTGGGCCTCGATACACACAGTACTGAGGCGAAGTAGGCTTGGTCGTATTGCCTGCCAAGACATCAGCACCTTTTTTGAATTGGTCCCTACATGTTTCTAACCAAGCAGGAATCTTCCTATCCCCACATGGCTCGAGTCTGTCATGGTTAGTATTGAAAACCACCCGTTGGAGTTTTACCTTGTACACATACCCGGTAACCTTACTAATTATGATACCCGGCCCTTTCCATGGTGACCCTAATTTCTTACATTTACCCTTAATCTGAGCAGTGTCCAAAACATAGACAAGATCCCCCGGCTGGTATGATTTTTCTAAAACCCTAAGGTCATAGTCTCTTTTCATTTTCTCTTGGGAGGTCTTAAGCTTATCACGAGCAATGGTGTGTGCACTTTTGATAGCTTTTTCTAGGTCTATGACCCTCCGGTGGATCGCTATCCTTGCCGTGGTCGGAGGGCTTGCGTGTCTCAGTGACCCCAAGAGCTATGCCAGCTGGAGCTTCGTCTCCTGGTAGGGTTACCCATGCTGGACAGGTCGAAGGGTAGAGACCAGACTAAAGTGATCCGAACATCGTGAGATGcccgatgttttaaataaaataggctctccaacccgtttgccgtgggttgctacccgtgtcggtggttgacgagatccttgtggatgagggctatagccagactccttacggtcagaaaatacccggacggacgagactatagttcaataagctgctttggcttcgaaatcatctaaacgggaggtcggatggacccggttcgatcaatcggctggtcatgtcgagcccttcagttaatcctcaacaataagctttcttgtaacaattttcataatatacacatgtattttaaattaagctatttatattttggataactgaagaaggcgatggctcatgggtcaatcaagtggtacgctttctttttcgcttgatggatacgctctgcttgagtatactattcttggaacatctggtgctttccgcagtggatcttgggtgctgattttgaggaccagctacattatatatggagctcgttttcagcattagcactcgatcccggttcgccacggaaacacagcatcgcccttgtaggcactccgaggtgggtggatggcaagaatggtgaatctttctcctttcatatggcacaacaaaacaaacactcgaaatcagctttaatacataagaaaagaaaatgtgatgattcagagccctgtcgggaagatgacagttggcccagatttattgtaataaaaggaacagaagaaaaaccaatttcaaaaatatcgccctttgtaattcacaaacaaattcaaagcgttgctggtactgttaaaaaagtttcaaaaatgagatctggcaatttgttggttgaatgttccaacaaaagtcaatcaacaaatttacttacaatgtctacaatatcaaactttcctgtttctgcctctcctcataacagtttgaacagctgtaaggggatcattcgagacagaagtcaataccttggtgaccttaccgtggaagaaatcggtgaggaactttcaagccaaggtgtaactaatgttattagatttcaaattaaaaagaatggaaatataatcaaattaaatacttaTCTTTTGACCTTTAGAACTCCAACTCCTCCTCCATCTATTACTTTAGGTTGCTTCGGAATCAGAGTTGACATGTTTATCCCAAACCCAATTCGATGCTTTACTTGTCAAAAGTTTGGTCATGGAAGCAAACAATGTCGTGGTAAGCAGAGATGCTTCAAGTGTTCTGACGAAGGACACGAGGGAACAAACTGTCACTCTGAATCTTCTAATTGTGTAAACTGTGGTGAATCCCATTTTTCATCGTCTAGGGACTGCCCTGtttaccttaaagaaaaaaatattattaaaattaaaacagaaagaaacattagttacccagaagctaaacagatagcttctgtttcgaatgatctccttgtttcaaacagaccatcgtacgccagcaaagttgtccgctcattcagtcacgagaatacacaaactcgcatgacttggccaattgatgcggacaattttaaaatgctgcctgttgaaacagaacctaccgatagaatattaattccaagaaaaccaatatcttccaaaaccagtactcagtcaactcaatcttccctacagagctcactatcatcaccaaaaaaaaatgagaaaaaaaaatcaaataaaaaagaaacagtagaaatacACAATTGGAGCGGTGAATCTGTCTGGGATTTTCCCAGTGATATAGATGATTCTTCCACCTCCAAAAGTCTTCCTTCATCTGCATCCAAGAAGGTATCTTCTTCGTCCAGTACACAGTCTACCAGAGCCCAATCTCCTCTTCGTTCTCAAGAAAAGAAGGATGTCCAAAAGAAGCCAGGAAATACATCCTCTCAGAAGTCTTCTGATTCGAGGTCGCGGGGTAGGGGTCGAGGCGGAGTAACACCAGCTGCGCGTAGTCCTGGAGATCGACGACTCTCCTCGCACAACAGATTTTCAACACTTATCATCGAAACTGAAATGGAAACCGAAAGTGTTCCGCCACCTGAAAGATCACGATCTCAGGGTGAGCGAAATAAGAATGCTGGCAAACTCGACAGCATTCGCCCTTCgtttattaaataatgacaaatataatccaatggaattgccgaggtcttaaaataaatcttctcgagttaacacttctagttcagtcttttttacctattgcattttgtcttcaagaaactcatctaaaagaaagtgacaacgtatctttaaaaggatacaacatgtatagcacattttctaaggtagatgaacgtgctgcaggcggatcatccatttttgtgaaggacaacgtcattcatagcacagtccaactcacaacggatctgcaagcagttgcaattcgtttatcattagacaaaacaattacattatgTTCGATATATATTCCACCTAATTCAATTATCGataaagcaaaactcaaaaacctcactgatcaattaccctcaccatttatacttatgggcgacttcaatgcccacaatccattatggggtagcaagactcataatgccaaaggtaagatcattgaggactttgtctctcaagaaggattatgcatttttaatgatggatctaatacgtatcttcatcctggaaacgggtcttattcttctattgatatcactatatgcgatccctctctgctcctggattattcatggcgtgttcatgatgatctatgtggaagtgatcactttccaatagtacttgaaattttttttaattctgcccaacagagagtaccacgttggaaacttgacaaggcggactggtccttgtttgagaatctctgtcgaacggaacttcagtcaaagatgtttgagactgtgcaagatccaattttaacttttaatacagttcTAACGTCAATTGCTGACAGAACTATTCCTAAGACCTCGGCAAATCCAAAACATCCCAGtaaaccatggtttgatgacgcatgtgatcaagccataggtgaccgtaaaaaatctgaaagacggttcaatcaacaaccaacgacggaaaacttgagtaatttccgtatttttcgcgctaaggcacggcggacttgtaggcaagcccgacgaacatcctggaaaaaatttgtctcggggattacatctcgcactccgatgacaaaagtttggaatatggtaaatacaataaaaggtaaaaattctaaagccactgtaaaacatttgaaagacggcaataatttattaacatctgaaaaggatattgccaacaaacttggtgaaacttttgcaaagtcttcttcttgtaacaactacagggaagactttaaaaaagttaaaaaacaaaaagaaaaaattaaattaaactttaaatcaaaaaatggtgaaaattataataaactattttctcttgaagaacttaaaacatctctgtcaaaagcccatgatacagcttgtgggcctgataatattcactaccaactcttaaaacacttgccagattcctcgctagaagctctcttgcagctcatgaataacatctgggaatctggtgatttaccatcaatctggaagcttgcaaccgtcgtgcctattccaaaaccaagtaaagatcatacggatcctattaattatcgaccaattgctcttgccagttgtgtctgtaaaacactcgaacggatggtcaatgatcgccttgtttggttcctggaatccaatgggctattagccaatatccagtgtggattccgacagggtcgcagtactcttgatcatcttgttcgattcgaatcatttgtccgtaatggttttgcgaaaaatgagcatgtggtgtcggtctttttcgaccttgagaaggcctatgatactgcatggaaatatggtattttaaaagatctatttgatatggggttgaaaggcaatatgcctaattttatttctaattttctctctaacagacaatttaatgttagagttaattcgaccatgtctgatctttatgatcaagagatgggtgtccctcagggtagtattttatctgttacattatttagtcttaaaatcaacagccttgttgaagttttaaaaagtaatattgaaggttcattgtacgttgatgattttttaatatgttacagaggcaaatatatgaataacattgaaagacaattacaattatgtcttggaagaattgaaaaatgggcctcggaaaatggttttaaattttccacttcaaaaacggtcgggatgcatttttgtaacaaaagaaaattgcatcttgatccagaactaactttttacggcaacccaattaaaatggttgatgaaaccaaatttcttgggttaattttcgataaaaagttaacctttctaccccatatcaaaatgttaaaagcgagatgtttaaaagctttagatattttaaaagttgtcggcagcactgactggggtgctgatcgcaacattttactcaatttatatagatctcttgttagatctaaactagattatggctctatagtgtatggctctgcaaggaagtcctacatacagattctcgatgctgtgcatcaccaaggtttgcgtctctgtcttggcgcatttaaaacctcaccagttgagagtctgtatgtagaggctgatgagcactcactcactgacagacgtttgaagcttggacttcaatatgctgtcaaactaaaagcccattcagataatcctgcctacagctgtgtttttaatccgatttatgaagatatttttgcaaaacatgaaaataaaattcctccgttaggtttacgtttaaaaccacatttagcttcttttgatttaaaatctgttgctcaagttcaaacttgcaagtgtcctccatgggaacttcccaaaccaaaaatgatatttgatctccgtgaacacaataaaaataaaacaaatcctcttttaattcagcaacactatgctgaaattaaagccgattatctcgatttttcaactgtctatactgatggatcaaaaaatggtgatagagttgcatctgctgctgtcttcagggacagagctgcaaccctccgtttgccatctgatgcatccatctttactgctgaagcagaagcaataattttggctttgaaatttattgcttcagataaatccaaatttattatatgttcggattcactttcatgcttacaagctatacgaaatactaaaattaaaaacccaacaatcctgaaaattttatatgtaatgaggaatttaaaaattcttctgaaagaaataatatttctatgggttccgagtcatgttggaatccttggaaacacagctgtagaccttgaggcaaagaatgccctgggtgaccctctatctaaatgtgatataccatatactgattttaaatctaatattagagaatatgtttttaatatattgaaaaataaatggagtaaaaaagacgataataaattgcatgaaattaaacctaatttaggcaaaccttttgataatattatgtgcagaaaagatcagtgtgttattactagatgtcgtattggtcatactagagtaacacacgagtatcttttaaaaaatgaagatgaaccacaatgtgttccttgcaactgcaagtatactattaaacatgttttaattaattgtattgactttgctgatattcgtaagaagcatttcaatgtcaataatatgtatgatttatttaataatgttccatttacaaatattgttgcttttttaaaagaaattggaatttattataaaatataaaaatgttattatatttaaatcgattttaatttttatcacgttattttactgttgatttttatttgtatataatcaatttgctttagtcaagaattttagtgtattgaaggacctgttgtcttattttaaaaatatgctttaaattgtaaaaatattcgaattagctctcgccgcgatatagcctttttgtgctaatgcggcgtaaagcaaccaacaatcaatcaatcaatctaggTCTATGATATAGCTATCAGCACCCTCATACTTTTTTTCGCTTTGACTGCCGAACATAAGGTCTGCTGGCTGGTTGGTCTCCATGCCTAGCATGAGCTTGTTTGGTGTGTACCCTGTACTCCTGTTGACACTAGATCTCATGGCTCCCCCTAGTTGAGCAATGTGTTGATCCCAGTTTTCTTGTTGTGAATCAACAAAGCATCTTACTGCGGTTCTGTCTCTCAACTTGTCCATTGGACTGAGGACGGTAAGGGGTCGTTCTAGCCTTTTGAATTTGCAGCAAATCACATACTGCTTTAAAGAGTGTTCTCTCAAAGTTACTTCCCTGATCTGAAAATAGCTGGAACGGATAGCcaaatcttgtaaaaaaaaactcattaatGGCAGCCTGAGCCGTCACTTCAGCCGTTTGAGACGGTAGTGGTATACACTCTGTCCACTTGGTGAATTATGGGCGTCCGTCTGGCAGtgcggtcagaagggggacgatAAATCCGATGCCTGTCGGGGGaagtttggactgccactggaaactgagggtatattggataggaacagaaattttgacttgcaacaggccacctacggacccctaaAAGAGTTGTTCATGGGTTCTTAACTTGCAaaagcgtggcactctctttacacgaggcttcggatttaacgtccccgttctgaccggacgtgactgcgaacttgatacatcccgcacagccaaacggacgccccacttcggtaAGCGTTTTATTGCCGGTCGGGAGAAAACCAAGTGaacatatttctataccccagtcaccctttgggTTACTGTAAAACAAGCTGGACATTCAGTTCCGTTATCAAGGTTCTCTGGAAATTCACAGTTCTTTGAAAGAAATTCATGAATTCACTGACAGTCTCTGCTATTAAAGATTTGTAGATGTCTGATACCTAAAAATAACAcaatattaaagtttttaaacaaaagtaacaTGTTGATTAATTTCTATCAAAACAACCCTTaattcaat
Encoded here:
- the LOC139494231 gene encoding zinc finger CCHC domain-containing protein 10-like, producing the protein MPAGASSPGRVTHAGQVEGTPTPPPSITLGCFGIRVDMFIPNPIRCFTCQKFGHGSKQCRGKQRCFKCSDEGHEGTNCHSESSNCSSLSSPKKNEKKKSNKKETVEIHNWSGESVWDFPSDIDDSSTSKSLPSSASKKVSSSSSTQSTRAQSPLRSQEKKDVQKKPGNTSSQKSSDSRSRGRGRGGVTPAARSPGDRRLSSHNRFSTLIIETEMETESVPPPERSRSQGERNKNAGKLDSIRPSFIK